The Prunus dulcis chromosome 5, ALMONDv2, whole genome shotgun sequence genomic sequence ATCTGTCTCTGAGTTGAAGTCGTAGAAAGAGCTTGCTGCAGTTAGCTTCATGGATAGGAACTGCATTCAAAGGGAAACTAAAGATTAGTTGCttgagaagaacaaaaacaagaacaagaacaagaatttGGTCCTTAATTGTCAAACTAACCTCGACTTGGTTCTGCAAGGACTGgacataattaattatttcgTCCAACATTACCGCCATTCCCATTGTCTGTAATCACATCAATGCGttcaaaattataatagactCTAGATTTTTTTAAGTTAAGACATAAAGATTACTGAGAAATATCAAAGTTACCTTAGAGCATCCTGGGACAATGTTTTGCAAGCATCTGAGTCTTTCATTGATCTTTCCTCTTCTAACCTGATTGAGAATAAAGCAGCAGCAACCATCAACCCCATATTCACACAAATAATAGATTACAACTGAACATGTAATTAGCAAAACTAACTAGGTCATTAATACAAGTATTCATTTGGATTAAAGAATCATATGCAAATTTACCCTTTCTGCTAAACTGTGACTATCAGTGGCTTGGCCTCTTCTGGCTCTGACATGAACCACGTCCTTTGGtttctcatcttctttctcgTTGCTTTTTTTGAGTCTCTTTCCTCTTCCTGAGCGCTGCAAATACACAGACCAAATTAGCTCATTCAGATAACATGAGAAATTTAGTGgcaaaataagagaaaaagtATTTTAATGATTACATTTTTCCTCTTAACTCCAGTTTCAGAAACTGGGGGAGTAGAGATTCCAGAGCTGCTCTCTGACACATCATCCATTGCTCTTCTCTTCTTGCTTTCTTGGATTCCATTTCCAGCTCCCGCTCCTACAAGGTGCTGAACAGTAGGAGCCTCATCATTCTGGTTGCTCTTGTTGTCGTgatcaaaaaaatttggaaagttTTGAATCAAGTTTCCCTGGAACTCAGGTCCCTGAGAGCTGAAGTAATTGTCATTGGAGAAAGGCATACAAGTCTGGAAATTCAAGCTTGAATAAAAGTCCAAGACAGTTGGGTTAAATTGATCTGTATACTGGTTTATTGGTTCCATGTTTGTGTTTGGGGCAATATCTAAGAAAGGAAGTGAAGGTGCAATGCTTTGCATATCTGCTGTGAATTCAGCCATTGGGTTTTGTATTTTACACAGTCCCCTGCTAGCTACAAGCTTAATTGGGTTTTTGGATAATGCGGGTGTGGAACTAGTATTTATAGGGACCAGGGAGCATGTAACCTCATTAAACAATTTACCTGAACATGAATGAGTGAGGGAGGAAAGCATTTTGAGGTGGGCACGTGGCAGAGCTCTGTCTTCCCTTGTAGGCCCCATTTCAGGAGATATATAAtccaataaaagaaaaggggtCCATGTAAGCTCTCGGCCCAGAGAAGAAATGGATTGAAAAAGTTTTGAAGAAGTTTGaagcttttcttttgggtgCAGCTGTGCTGATAGGTTTTTGAACGTATAGAACAATACATTAAAGCCCAGAATAATCTCGTGACAGGAAGACAGAGCTAAGCTTGGCTTCTCTTGGGCTAGAGGATCTTAATTAGATATGTGGTAAGTCCAACAAGTGTCTGCTTACAGCTCTGCTTGGGCCAGAGGAGGCCCCCTGCAACCCaaagaaaagtcaaaaaaCTACTACTGGAGTCCTTTTCAAAGACAAGTGTCTGTTTACAGCTCTGTTTTCTGCATCTAAACAAGTTTATGTTTAGCCTTGATTTGTTGAAGCTCTTACTAGTACTGATTGCTGCTGTGTCGCAATCACTAAtgacttcttttttgttatctTAAGATTTGGTTACTGACTGGTCACTGTTACAAGGTCAAACTAAACAACTCCTGTAAGTTAACAGTATATTGGTAGCCACCAACATGTTTATAAGTTAACTTTTTGATATAAAGAGTTAATTTGCTGAATCTGGAATCAGTCACTATATAATTACCAATTTTGCACCAGAGAAAGCAAGTTAGGCAGGAATATGAATTAAGTAGTGAATCATGTGCAGATAAAATATATTGCTGAAAAATATGTTGCATGCAGATGCAGATGCAGATGCAGATAGCCTGCTAGGTACATACATGTAattattaatatgtttgcGTGTGTATTCAGATatcaaatttgttgttttcctGATGTATAATCATCATCCGTCATGTGGCATTGGCAGATCCAGACTTGGCAACAGAAACAGTCACCGTTGATCACGCTTCATTATCTCCATCAAATAGAGGTCAACATCAcaatctctttctttctccctATCCAAattaaattgtaattaatttatgtcCACATGATTAAGCAGCCTTCTGTTCTGGTGTTGAAGCTTCTGCAGATAGAACAAGTAAGTAGGTGGCTGCTCCTGCTAGGGAATTTTGTCATCCCTCCAATTGGtatattgaaaaaagaaatagagcATATCCATTTTCTTAATAATGGATACCACCAAAGTTAATTACTATTTCTTAATAATGGAGCATTCCCATTTTCTTCCTTGATTTGATTTACGTCTTTGATAATTTCCAAATAAAAGATTGAAGTCATACtagttttgttgttgaaaatgATACTTGGACTTTATGATTGTCTCTGTTACCAATCAAATGAATTGTGTTTGCTTATGTTTTCAAAGTGATATGAAATACACATGTATCAGCGAAAAGATATATGCCTTCAAGTAAGCACCAGCTTTAATAAGCAGAAAAAACTTTCTAAATAACATTGTTTTGCTATCTCCAACCAATAATACAATGACATATAGAAAAGTTATCTTTTGTGTGATTGCACTATTGGTCGGGAATAGCAAAAAGTACTATCCCCGTTGCATGAAAATCTCTCTCCTTAATAAGCCCATTTTTAGGTACTTTAATTTATAGCTTAAGCTAAAGAAAAATTGACAGAGACATCAAGTACTCTGCAAGAAAAACGAGCCACTGTTGCCTACCATACCATATAGTCATTTATATacagaagagaagagaatagtatacttttcttttaatagtCAAATACAGCTGCCTGCACTGGAAACAAATTTGGCAAACTTTTCTCAATTTATCACCTCTTTTCATATCTCTGTCTCCGATGTTGATGGTGTGTGGAGGAACAGAAACCACATAGGAAATGCCACTGTTTTTCACAACAGCAGGCAAGCAACCAagtaagagaaaaagagaaaaaggcaTGTTCTAAGATTCCTAGTAAGCTTTAAAATGCCGCCCCCTCAACAAGCAAACACCAATACGCTCAACTCTTGTAAGTGCTGTAATATAATAATACCATAATATTTTGGTCAGTCAAGCACGTTTCATATTGAGCGTTTGCAGTGCAGCGGATCATCTAGAAACAAGAAACTGTATGAACCTTTTCGTTTTCAAGAAGTTGACAACTCATCCCTTTCTTTCCACCTCTTGCTTTGGCCTTATTAATAGCGTTTATAGGTAGGTTGCATGATATTCCATTGAGTGAACGAATGAAACTCTACGCAGATGGTCAAAGTAAGAACATGATCTAATTAAATGCTCgaaatatatgtttattattCCATCTCTTGAGACTGAACCCTAAACATTACACCTTTGGTGAGTGTTATTCGACTCGattatttgaattaaaattgATAAGAATTCTGGTCGTCGTTTAGTGTGTTGAGattgaatttattaaattaaataacaatCCAACATATTGTATCTTAATATGTCTTATCTTTCTTGACCTAACTAATAACAACGCAACGAAAAGAAACATTGGCACCAAACCCATTTGGGTTTGAGTTCAGAGAACATAATTAACGTTAATCAAATCTTATCCTGGGCACAAACAACAAGCTTACTACGCTCCTCTAGCTAAGGGCTTGGGTTTAAGAGACGTGGCTGGCTGGTGTCAACCCAATTAAACAACGTCCTTCtaacataaatataaatataatgatatatttattttcataaccAGAATCTACCATGTCTCCAGAGTGGTCTGGTCTCTCCATCCTTGTTGAATCTTGgacttgttcttgttcttgtctCGTCCACGAAAATAAACATGTGTTTTTCCTTACTAAATaaatctttttaattttattgctGACATACATATGCTTACGATGTACAAGGTACCTATCTTAATGACCAAAAGAAACGTTTGATCGGCCTTCAATATGCAAACAACTGTCTATTAATTTTGTCATGAAAAGTGTGGAAATCGAAGAGGTCGACATTTTGGTTGGAGTGTTACATGCGTTGCACCCACCATCAAAGTTTCCAAAATTCGTTTGTATTTTGCTTTTATCGTGTTATCATCATTATCTGGCACTAGCACATTTTATGTctctttataatttttatttatttaacaaatCCATAATCTAATCCAACCCATTTTAAATTAACGGTTTTGAAATTATGAACAATTGAACATGTTTTACCTTGACCAAGAATTTTAATTAGTGTTTCCTTCCGAAGGTCATTGTCGTTTCACTGTAAAAAGGTGAAAtattcccttttctttttcttatttaagcGATGGACTAATGGGGATGGAAGCTTAGTGGAAGCTACAGCCTACATGCATGTAGAATGTGGTTCTTCTACAACAAGTCACCTTATTTGAAAAGTTTTTGGCTTTGCATAcaatttctttgttcttctgtcaaataaaaataaaaggagagattttggtatatatatatactgccCTGCAGCCCTGCTAGTCGGTAGAGCTTTGGCTGTGTTTGCTTTAAGTCTAGCTGATATGTCTAGTAATACTAAAAGCTTAAGTAGCACAAGTTGCAGCGAGGATGAAAGTGAGCTAAGGAGAGGGCCATGGACTCTTGAAGAAGACACTCTTCTGATTCAATACATAGCTCGTCATGGTGAAGGCAGATGGAATTTGCTAGCAAAACGTTCAGGTAATCAGTCACTTAATATAATCCATAACCCTTTTGCAAGCTGATTACTTCCTTTGttgatcttttctttttcttcttattttttggggTGCAGGGTTAAGGAGAACTGGCAAGAGTTGCAGACTGAGATGGTTGAATTATCTGAAACCGGATGTTAAGCGAGGAAATCTTAGTCCAGAAGAACAGCTATTGATTCTTGACCTCCACTCAAAGTGGGGCAACAggtgtgttgtgttgtgtgcTTTTTTGTGCAGATTTGATTCAAACTTGGCAGAACTCTCTTATCATTCATTTTTGTGATTGCAGGTGGTCCAAAATTGCGCAGTATTTACCGGGTAGAACGGACAACGAAATCAAGAACTACTGGAGAACAAGGGTGCAGAAACAAGCACGGCATCTTAAAGTTGACACCAACAGCACAGAATTCCAAAATATTATCAGGTGCTTTTGGATGCCAAGATTGCTGCAGAAGATAGGAGGAGAATCATCGTTTTCTTCCCCCATGTTAATCCAAAATCCGATGGCTTTGCAGCCTCTTGACAATATTTCTCAGCATTtaacagcagcaacagcatCACCTTCACAAATTCCTGGGCAGGGAGCTCTTAATATGAGTGGAACAATATACAATTTGGATAGCATCCAAAAGCAGAACGCAGAGTCAGAGTTCTGCACCAGTTCCTGCATTTTGCCTTCAGAACCAATAGACATGCCAAAGATGTCTCAAATTCCAGAATGCCCTCCTAGTCCTTTTCATGCCATACTTAACAATGATAATGCAAAGGGCGGCTTTTGTGTTGACGACAATAGCTATGACATAGAAGCCTTCAATCTGCAGGGGTCTGTTTCAGCACAAGGGTTTGCTGGAAACTCTGCTGGTGATTGCTATGTAGCAGAAAGCAACTGGCTTGACAGTGATTTTTCATGCGGCATGTGGAGCATGGACGAATTGTGGCAAAGTAGGAGCTGACACCCCCACCACCATCAAAGaaagaaccaaaaagaaaaaggaaaaaaaaaaaaagagagagagaaacagaggttattttttttgtactcaaagagagaaacagagattGAGGACCTTATTTTTAGGACAACCCTCAATCAACtgatgactttttttttatacagaTTAGTTTCTAGATCATCCATAAAGTGAAAAgcatttgttaattttatacccaaactcaaaatagtgTAAGTTGTTGATTTAAGCTTTCGTTTATGCAAATAGACTAAGGGTTCTGATGCCATTTTGTGTCCATGAGTGCAGTTTCATATCAGTTTGATAAGTCTAGCCATGCATGTGTGTTGTGTGTTCATGCCATATATGATGCTACTGATATCAGAAAACTGCCCAAGCTGGTTTTCCCTGTGAAAATTATCTGAAGAATCTTGTGATGTACTGAGAAACAATATTTAATGTATCAGATGTCTCTGTCTCATAACATGTTTCAAGTTTTCCCTCGTACCCAATTAGTGGGATGGTGAAACTTTGACTAGTCAATTTTAGGAAACAAATTCTTACTGCAACAATGCTTTTAGACTCTTGTAGATAAAGACTCTACCAACCATGAACGCACTGAAAAAATTGCTGAAcattgaatttaaaaatatgaaggaaaaaaagttgCTATTTCTGAGAAAGACATGCTCTGGGATGCATTTACATTGAACTTAGCAGATTTGGTTGCCAACCATAGCAGATTTGTATATATCAAGAATCAAGACTGCAACTTTAGCGTGTGGTTGATAGGTGAGCTTAgctcttcctctctcactcACCATTGACTCTGACTAATCATGTAAGCTGTCTTACTCAAAACCCTGTGAATTTGCATATTTGGGTGGTTTTCTGTTCCACTATTCAATTCAGCCTCAATCCACACAAATTGTAGATGGAAGTTAGCTAGAGCCACCCATGATGGAATTGACagattcttcttcttaattaatatatagatTGAAATCTGGCTTATTtagtagaaaagaaaaaagaaatttcagCTGATTGGAAAAAGACTACCAGGCATGACAATTGTCATGATCACCAAGAAGAAATTTATGTTGACTATTCTCATCACAAATTTTGTGGATCAATAGCTATGATGAAATGAATTTCCACCTACACTAGAAGGACACGATTGAGAAATAACCAAGGAAGAGGACAACTCTAGTTGAAGAATCTTATAGAGCTCTTTACACTTCTCAACATCACTTAAGAAAATCATGGAGTACATGGTCTTATTCTTACCATTGGTTTATCTTTTATAACagaatttattaattatttcacATGATTAAGTTATGGagttaaaaattattttatctaTCTTCTATCTTCGGTTGTCTATCTTTTAGAAGACCTCAGGTCTCGTTTGGTGCataaaattggattggatttgatAAGGTATGTTGAAGGAGGAAATGAAGGTAGAGACGAATGATTCTCATTTTAAGGAGATTAAAAGGGACaaataaaagacaaaacaaccacattcaaaattttaaggtCTTTCTCAATTTTTATGAGAaacttgtatttatttttgaattgcCAAGGTTTTTCACTTTCTATTGTGCctataaaatttaagaaagaatcaattaaaaaaagaggaaaaaagaaaattttccgAGTGCTAGttattttcacaatttcataTCGCAATATAtagggaaaataaaaaaatactgTCCAATAATGACCGGTGATTTACCATTTAGTGCATCCAGCTAATCTCAACCGTTCAGTTGTAACAATAAGCCATCCAGTCGTCCATTCTATCCCCTTAAAGCTCTTTTATTCCAACACTAGGGTTTCTCTCCACCGCCGAAGCCATTCTTCTTCACGGTTTTCAGTTACTCGAAGCAGAAAAACGCTCTGAGTCTCTGATTCTCTGATTCTCTGGTTCTCCTCGAGGTAAACCCAAACCCCATTTCGCTTTCTCGAGTGCAGCTATGCATCTTAGATTTGTTATGTTGTTTGTGATTGAGATTTGAAGAAGCTAAGCCCTTTGGTTTTACTTAGACTGATGCGATAAGCTGCCCTAGGCCTTTACGTTTTCTATCAGTCTCTGATACAGTGTAGGGTTATGCTTCCCTTTGAAAAGAAGTTTTAAAGATGTTATCTTTGTTAACTTAGTTTCCGAGCGGCAAGTTTTTCCAAAGCCAGTTACCTTTTGAAGTCAGAACTAATTGCTTCAGTAGGGTTTGAATTCTGAAAGCCATTTGTTAGTTTTCTCcacttttcatttcatttgcataaggATTTTGTTTGAAGATAAAAACTTTGTCTtctacctttttcttttttcagacTTTAATCTGGATAGattcttttgaatttcaatgCATGCTTCATTTGATGCCTGAACATCTTACCCACAGATTTTAAATATCAGATTATTATGGCAATGTTGGGGTTTCGAGTTTCTATTGAAGAATAAAATCCTCACATATACTCTCTGTTTGTGTTTCGTTAGTCCCTGCTATATCAAACTCAAATAGAGAATTATGGATCATATTAACATTTTGCCTGGATTTCATCAGTTTTTTCATGTCCTTGTAAGCCAAAAATGATATTATGTTTCGTGCCTTGTTTAGTCAGATTTGTCAAGATGTTTACTTCAAGGAAGAAGATTCACAAAGATAACAATGCTGAACCGACTGAATTCGAAGAGTCAGTTGCACAAGTAAGCTATGCAGCTGTTTGCTTGCTGTCTAGTCACTTAATTGTtacaattttgagttttgaccATGAGTTGCTATCTCTGCAGGCAGTAATTGAATTGGAAAGT encodes the following:
- the LOC117628581 gene encoding transcription factor BEE 1-like, with the translated sequence MAEFTADMQSIAPSLPFLDIAPNTNMEPINQYTDQFNPTVLDFYSSLNFQTCMPFSNDNYFSSQGPEFQGNLIQNFPNFFDHDNKSNQNDEAPTVQHLVGAGAGNGIQESKKRRAMDDVSESSSGISTPPVSETGVKRKNRSGRGKRLKKSNEKEDEKPKDVVHVRARRGQATDSHSLAERVRRGKINERLRCLQNIVPGCSKTMGMAVMLDEIINYVQSLQNQVEFLSMKLTAASSFYDFNSETDDTETMQSAKVYEAAELERMKREGYGGYGSFHSTWPH
- the LOC117628018 gene encoding transcription factor MYB62-like — protein: MSSNTKSLSSTSCSEDESELRRGPWTLEEDTLLIQYIARHGEGRWNLLAKRSGLRRTGKSCRLRWLNYLKPDVKRGNLSPEEQLLILDLHSKWGNRWSKIAQYLPGRTDNEIKNYWRTRVQKQARHLKVDTNSTEFQNIIRCFWMPRLLQKIGGESSFSSPMLIQNPMALQPLDNISQHLTAATASPSQIPGQGALNMSGTIYNLDSIQKQNAESEFCTSSCILPSEPIDMPKMSQIPECPPSPFHAILNNDNAKGGFCVDDNSYDIEAFNLQGSVSAQGFAGNSAGDCYVAESNWLDSDFSCGMWSMDELWQSRS